The Topomyia yanbarensis strain Yona2022 chromosome 3, ASM3024719v1, whole genome shotgun sequence nucleotide sequence attccgttagaagtttctcatgctatgctggacgGGAATAGATGAttgacgtgcgtcggtaaattaatcgtaccttcatttatccaatccgaatgaatcgaatcgaatgcacgaattgaacaccagtaaaaagtgaccaacgaatcccaagAAGGATCATCTACTATACCATCATATAaaccagttctgcatccattccctggtccatatgtcacaaatactcagacgcccacatacacagatagacacacgGCTAGcacacaattgtacactagtaccaaaaactacaattattacaacacaactaatagggttctactgttactttttttaatgcgcctgtgcacgttgacgaggtcgaccgataaatcgacacacaatgacttccaccgcgagccgtgctcacaaagactgccgttaagctgttgaacaatgtctgcaaacacagcccacagaaatccacggcgacccgccaatcggccacaccagtgtgcacaggctcttagttgactgttagtttgggctggtgcagagtatgaaaaaacacaaaacataaaaaaggcccataagccctctcggtctcctcgatgcaccactatcgaggcgtaatgcaataaccatcttaaagcagttgtctgcCAGAGCTTCTTTAAAACTGACTctgaaatatgcttgaagatgtttgcaataccgtcaaacccgtcaacctaggggagggaaTTAACGTTTACTCGGTGTTTGCTAATGAAAATTAATTATGGGGGAAGttttaaatttgaaactaattACTTATATCAGTCGCCTTAAATAACTACACATGTAGGCCGTAAACTTATAAGTGCACATCAAAATGACCCTACATTTCATTTCAACCAAGGTTGTATAAAAAATTGGTAACTTCAGACAATAACGTTGCAAAATGTTACCTTCAGTTGATCACAGCATGACTCTGACAGAGATCGTTTTTTGTTCTTCTTGCGAGAATTCTTTTTCGACTTTTTGAAATCGTTTTCGGCTGCCTGTCTATTGATGGTTTCATCCTCTTTCTCCTCTCCCCGAGGATTTGTACTATTTTCACCACTATCCTTGCTCTCAATTGGGTATGACTCGCCACATAAGGTTTGATCAGTCTTGTGTTCTCGCTCAGCTACTTCCCCGCCATCATCGTCACTAGTATCAGTGTCGCTTTTTGTTTTGATCTCGATACTAAGCCCGGAGGATTTTCGTTCGCGCTTGACAGCAGCTTTGGAAACGGCTATGCACAAACTGTCATCTTCAATTTCTTTCCCAAACTTATCAATCTTATCGGCAATGTCTTCCATAATGGAATACTGTTCCATATTATTCTCGTCAGCTCCGGCATAGTAGCAATCAACTTGGGCACTGTCTAGCTCGACGTGAAGGATTAAATTATTGTCCCATTCTTCGTGCAACACCTCCGTGACATTTCTGTCCGGGAAACGCACCACAAATACGTAATAGCAAGGGAAAAATCCACTGCcaatattagtaaatctgcagcaAACTGTATCTATGCTTTTTTGCAGTTCAATTGACGCAGGATCGACGTTACGAACGTTTAGAGTAAATGCAAACACGTGATCCATTTTGTTTGtagaaaatttaggaaaaacaATCTTTCTATTGCCAATCattgatactatttgtgaacctTTTTGGCAAATTGGTGGAATAACACGGGTTTTAGTAATCGTAGCTTCATCTTGAGTGCCCGACTTATTGACTGTATGGCTGTAATAGAAGAAAACGTAAACAAgttaaaataataaacaaatataATCTTTTCGACCTTGAATGACTTACCTATCAACGCGATTAGCACAATTGATATCGTTGAGTGTTACACGATTTCTATTTAAAACGGGCAAAGAAACTGTTAGGGTTTTTTCATCGGTATTAAACTTAGCATTTCCTTCTTTTTCCAAAACTTCGAACGGTAGTTTGAACTCAAGCTTGTACTTCGCTGGCTTTTCGCTGATTAAATGCAATTCTTTTGTTGTAACATTCAACGTACATTCAGCTGCAGATTTTAAAAGAGGCAAATTAATCACTAGCACAAGTACCTTCGGAACAGTGAGCTCCATTTTAGCGTCTaattctgcagttagttcttgGTACTCAACATCCTTCCTGTGGATAACTTTGTATGTGGGTGTGACATAGTCTTCCACTTTCGTCTCAATTGTTTTTTCGCTTATATTCTCCTTATTATCGATTCCGTTTGGTGATGTTTCTAGCTTGGGCATGGAGGAAAACTTATTGATCAAACAATCTCCCTGGGAACCATCgaaatttgaagattttttccgaattACAGTCATCTTTGCAACACCTTTGTACTGCAGCTTCGGGAATTTCAAATTAACCCTATCCAACGTTACGTTGAATGATTTTTCCACGGCATCAATGGCAGTGTCGGTCACCAACTTGCGAAAGACGGCATTTGTTTTGGTTAAATACAGTGTATCGTAATGAAATACAACATCGTACACCACACACTCGTTCCTTTTATTGTCGTAATCTTTTCTTGGATGACTTTGGGCGTACGGAATGCTCCACTTTAAGCCTTTTTGACCCTTTTCATTGGTGGAACATTGACTTACCGGTTTTTCTATCAAATCGCAGTGACAAACGTTAATAAAAGCTTTTATCTTGCCCTGGGAGACAGTTTTAATTACATAACCCGGCAAAGGTTTAATGAACTTCACATCATATCCCCTCTCAGCTTCCAACATCTTCAACTCATCTTCATACCGCTTGCGGTTTTCCGGATCATTCAGCTCTTCACAatattccacaaacaattttCGAAACTCTTCGTTTTCCAAACAACGGGTAATGTTCCGAAATTCATCACTagaaagtttaaatttttcacTAACGTTCGACATTTTGTTCTGTGTTTTGCACTTTGATAGCGATACTTGTTATCCACTTTTAGTTTTTACACAAACCACTCACCACCGGCAACGGAGACCAAATTGCGCAGCAGGAAATCTGTCTATTTGCCAACAAGCGGCACTGTGAGTATATCGAAAAATCACATAAATAGACAGCCTACTTCAGGCAATCAAAATAAAACGCGGAGAAAGTCCCAAAAGGTCTCAAACAAACCAATCTAGTCGGGCCGGTCCACAACTGCACGgatgaaaagaaaaatataatacGTGACAACCTATGAGCAGACAGAACTTTTCTTCGAGGCGATCACTGGTATGCTGATTGTATAGGAAGCTCATGCATCATATCACTATTTTCACAGACTATTGATGCTAACAGAATAGGCGATAATACCATATTATTGTAGGTATATCACACCGAATATagttcaatatttaaaaataagatAACAAAAATTAATCTCGTTTAAAGCAGAGATACTGTGCTTAAATACACTGAGCCAAATAATCACATACATTTCAAGTGAAAAAGAACGTAAATATccaagagaagagacgacaacaccctgttaaaaaaatgcggacgaataTTGTCAGGcgaaaaagtttgatgtttgacTCAaatcgcctgtgctaattgcccctaggaacaaatgcaagttgcgaatgcgatttaaaggcaatttcaatacttagacaaattttctggcggctgaaatggactgttttttgtgtttttcaaaaatggcggttcatgtttggcttaagtttaaaattatttttttttaaacaattggcgtgttcccgcttgtattttatttgt carries:
- the LOC131690513 gene encoding protein kintoun — protein: MSNVSEKFKLSSDEFRNITRCLENEEFRKLFVEYCEELNDPENRKRYEDELKMLEAERGYDVKFIKPLPGYVIKTVSQGKIKAFINVCHCDLIEKPVSQCSTNEKGQKGLKWSIPYAQSHPRKDYDNKRNECVVYDVVFHYDTLYLTKTNAVFRKLVTDTAIDAVEKSFNVTLDRVNLKFPKLQYKGVAKMTVIRKKSSNFDGSQGDCLINKFSSMPKLETSPNGIDNKENISEKTIETKVEDYVTPTYKVIHRKDVEYQELTAELDAKMELTVPKVLVLVINLPLLKSAAECTLNVTTKELHLISEKPAKYKLEFKLPFEVLEKEGNAKFNTDEKTLTVSLPVLNRNRVTLNDINCANRVDSHTVNKSGTQDEATITKTRVIPPICQKGSQIVSMIGNRKIVFPKFSTNKMDHVFAFTLNVRNVDPASIELQKSIDTVCCRFTNIGSGFFPCYYVFVVRFPDRNVTEVLHEEWDNNLILHVELDSAQVDCYYAGADENNMEQYSIMEDIADKIDKFGKEIEDDSLCIAVSKAAVKRERKSSGLSIEIKTKSDTDTSDDDGGEVAEREHKTDQTLCGESYPIESKDSGENSTNPRGEEKEDETINRQAAENDFKKSKKNSRKKNKKRSLSESCCDQLKVVVENDISKPEQNTAETQSIVKTIENKESTSNVKPRKTRSVSESFSSNCTSVGGDSDSVDNLTALIHFNRKCKGILKRSCFDRSISECSSIDEPLYLATSVDCSSLGESVEHPHGELSESCRKTVRFNDSIKTQTFRSNSSILAQKKKNAKKNKSKRRSLTRRLSEGESTDYDDKEHLIDSDVPISGVRTEQEHDSGISLDSDTGHSSEKQIFVVIEPQLQGDSTKPIDISQAVVKNISNSKNENSIKKTKSSPDKATKRVDSSDIEFKADMIFDIEM